Proteins from a single region of Catenulispora acidiphila DSM 44928:
- a CDS encoding cobalamin B12-binding domain-containing protein yields MGVIATKPCWTVDRMGFRLLTFVVQVFQGYGAEVTDISVSYRKRFLVTSVSSDAHMWNLVFLQLLLEERDGDVTNLGICVPDEVIIDECLRSRPDVVVVSTVNGHGHIDGLRLIRKLRAVPELADMKVVIGGKLGVKGAENAKYSAELVANGFDAAFESSTGLAAFESFLGSIRSKPRTAVLAASVPTAADLVSHELVAAGSPA; encoded by the coding sequence ATGGGCGTCATCGCCACGAAGCCCTGCTGGACCGTGGACCGTATGGGGTTCCGGCTTCTAACTTTCGTGGTGCAGGTATTCCAAGGATATGGAGCCGAAGTGACCGACATTAGCGTGTCCTACCGAAAGAGATTTCTTGTCACGAGCGTCTCGTCCGACGCACACATGTGGAATCTGGTCTTCCTGCAGCTTCTTCTCGAAGAACGGGATGGTGATGTGACCAACCTCGGCATCTGTGTACCGGACGAGGTGATCATCGATGAATGTCTGCGCAGCCGGCCCGACGTCGTCGTGGTGAGCACGGTGAACGGCCACGGACACATCGACGGACTGCGCCTCATCCGCAAGCTCCGGGCGGTTCCGGAACTGGCCGACATGAAAGTCGTGATCGGCGGAAAGCTCGGCGTCAAGGGCGCCGAGAATGCCAAATACAGCGCCGAACTCGTCGCGAACGGATTCGACGCCGCCTTCGAGTCCAGCACCGGACTCGCCGCCTTCGAGAGCTTTCTCGGCTCCATCCGGAGCAAGCCGCGCACCGCGGTGCTCGCCGCCTCCGTGCCGACCGCCGCGGACCTGGTGTCCCACGAGCTCGTCGCCGCCGGGAGCCCGGCATGA
- a CDS encoding methylaspartate mutase yields the protein MSAPTIAARAPQTTVTPQSTTSSQTTAASQTAQPRGRFSRFVSQARQQGRLVVQPRMGFGEIAQMRAGLDAVRDSHATAIGTITVDSYTRVNDHESARRALAAGSDLNGFPVVAHGAEQTRRLLAGVSGEQFPVQFRHGSALPYELFQALVEVGADATEGGPVSYCLPYSRVPLARAVAAWAECCRLLADRPEPMHLESFGGCMLGQMCPPSLLIALSVLEGMFFREHGLQSISVSYAQQTHPEQDLEALAALRRLAGERLGGMDWHVVLYTYMGVFPRTAVGAFRILEDSVRLAVRSGTERLIVKTPAEAHRIPTIAENVDALEFSAAVAEDEAGKFGGAPAPFSDTGIYEEARMLIDTTLEYGDTVGSALVTAFARGHLDVPYCLHVDNANRSRADIDSRGRLRWSDPGAMPLRALVGGERTSKTSAFGLIDMLGYNERRFDREQLVGGHLKGLR from the coding sequence ATGAGCGCGCCGACGATCGCGGCCCGAGCGCCGCAGACCACTGTCACCCCGCAGAGCACCACCTCTTCTCAGACCACTGCCGCTTCCCAGACCGCGCAGCCCCGGGGTCGCTTCTCACGGTTCGTCAGCCAAGCGCGGCAGCAGGGACGGCTCGTCGTCCAGCCGCGCATGGGATTCGGTGAGATCGCCCAGATGCGCGCCGGTCTGGACGCGGTCCGCGACAGCCACGCGACGGCGATCGGCACGATCACCGTGGACAGCTACACGCGGGTCAACGACCACGAGTCGGCCCGGCGCGCGCTGGCCGCCGGCAGCGACCTCAACGGATTCCCGGTCGTCGCCCACGGCGCCGAGCAGACCCGGCGCCTGCTGGCCGGAGTGTCCGGCGAGCAGTTCCCGGTCCAGTTCCGGCACGGGTCCGCGCTGCCCTACGAGCTCTTCCAGGCTCTGGTGGAGGTCGGGGCGGATGCCACCGAAGGCGGTCCGGTCTCCTACTGCCTGCCTTACAGCCGCGTCCCGCTGGCCCGAGCGGTCGCGGCGTGGGCCGAGTGCTGCCGGCTGCTGGCCGACCGTCCCGAGCCGATGCACCTGGAGAGCTTCGGCGGCTGCATGCTCGGCCAGATGTGCCCGCCGAGCCTGCTGATCGCGCTGAGCGTGCTGGAGGGGATGTTCTTCCGCGAGCACGGCTTGCAGAGCATCTCGGTCAGCTACGCGCAGCAGACGCACCCCGAGCAGGACCTGGAAGCCCTCGCCGCGTTGCGCCGGCTGGCCGGCGAACGGCTCGGCGGCATGGACTGGCACGTCGTTCTCTACACCTATATGGGCGTCTTCCCGCGGACCGCGGTGGGTGCGTTCCGGATTCTGGAAGACAGCGTCCGGCTCGCGGTCCGCAGCGGCACCGAGCGGCTGATCGTCAAGACGCCCGCCGAGGCGCACCGGATCCCGACCATCGCAGAGAACGTCGACGCGCTGGAGTTCTCAGCCGCCGTCGCCGAGGACGAGGCGGGGAAGTTCGGCGGAGCGCCGGCGCCCTTCTCCGACACCGGAATCTACGAGGAAGCCCGCATGCTCATCGACACCACCCTGGAGTACGGCGACACCGTCGGCTCGGCGCTGGTGACCGCGTTCGCCCGCGGCCATCTGGACGTCCCCTACTGCCTGCACGTCGACAACGCCAACCGCTCGCGCGCCGACATCGACTCGCGCGGCCGGCTGCGCTGGTCCGACCCGGGCGCGATGCCGCTGCGGGCGTTGGTCGGCGGCGAGCGCACGTCGAAGACCTCCGCCTTCGGCCTGATCGACATGCTCGGCTACAACGAGCGCCGCTTCGACCGCGAGCAGCTGGTCGGCGGCCACCTCAAGGGACTGCGATGA
- a CDS encoding transporter substrate-binding domain-containing protein produces the protein MSTATLAGISAGPSTSSSTSAGSTLAAARATGTVRAVVSRGIRGLSSPDAAGVWRGLDTDMARAVAAAAIGDGEAVSWLSTEPAARLDRLVAGEADLVVSNLTWTLGRETAGVLFAGVTCYDGEGFLVRASDGITDPAQLAGRQVATQAGTTSAANLAAWFGSRGLAVTPIAYPTPADALAGYASGDCAAYVLDCVALAGERAALDDPGEHRILDTTISREPMAMAVRDDDAEWFRLCRWVLQFLIAAEHAEDPAEAARDAGRHGPALGLDENWAARVLDAVGTYGDVYARNLGPASGLDVPRGLNALWTEGGLHYPMPLH, from the coding sequence ATGAGTACCGCGACGCTTGCCGGCATCAGCGCCGGCCCAAGCACCAGCAGCAGCACCAGCGCCGGCTCCACGCTGGCCGCCGCCCGCGCCACCGGGACCGTCCGCGCCGTGGTCAGCCGCGGCATCCGCGGACTGTCCAGCCCTGACGCCGCCGGCGTCTGGCGCGGCCTGGACACCGACATGGCGCGAGCGGTCGCCGCCGCGGCGATCGGTGACGGGGAGGCGGTCAGCTGGCTGTCCACCGAGCCCGCGGCGCGGCTGGACCGGCTGGTCGCCGGCGAGGCGGACCTGGTGGTCTCGAACCTGACCTGGACGCTGGGCCGTGAGACGGCAGGCGTGCTGTTCGCCGGAGTGACGTGTTACGACGGCGAGGGCTTCCTGGTCCGGGCGTCCGACGGCATCACCGACCCGGCGCAGTTGGCCGGGCGCCAGGTGGCGACGCAGGCCGGTACCACCAGCGCGGCGAACCTCGCGGCGTGGTTCGGCTCGCGCGGCCTGGCGGTGACGCCGATCGCCTACCCGACCCCGGCCGACGCCCTGGCCGGTTACGCCTCCGGGGACTGCGCCGCCTATGTGCTGGACTGCGTCGCGCTGGCCGGCGAACGTGCCGCGCTGGACGACCCGGGCGAGCACCGGATCCTGGACACCACGATCTCCCGCGAGCCGATGGCCATGGCCGTCCGCGACGACGACGCCGAGTGGTTCCGGTTGTGCCGCTGGGTGCTGCAGTTCCTCATCGCCGCCGAACACGCCGAGGACCCCGCCGAGGCGGCGCGCGACGCGGGCCGGCACGGTCCGGCGCTCGGCCTCGACGAGAACTGGGCGGCCCGGGTGCTCGACGCGGTCGGTACCTACGGCGACGTCTACGCCCGCAACCTCGGACCGGCGTCCGGTCTGGACGTCCCGCGCGGGTTGAACGCGCTGTGGACGGAGGGCGGGCTGCACTACCCCATGCCGCTGCACTGA
- a CDS encoding DMT family transporter: MSQPTAPPAELERKGAFELTFAMILSGTIGVFVVESGASPFNVVFFRCVFGAIALGSYCLARGYFKNHGFTAKKLGLTALGGVFIVFNWVLLFSSYTKTSISVATVVYHTQPFYVVLLGAVLFRDKLTASKVGWLVVAFTGLILVAGVSASDLSGDSTYLVGLGQALLAAVFYALSTVITKRVSGVRPHLIALVQVLLGIPLLLPFAAVGQTADLGARWGWLVGIGLIHTGVMYVLMYSAYQKLPTPKIAVLAFIYPAMAMVMDWLVFGHHVSVVQALGIPLIVTASLGVNLGWRFGPPRRRTPAEQTPSVPETKTAQLVPATSTGGTR; this comes from the coding sequence ATGTCACAGCCCACCGCACCTCCCGCCGAGTTGGAAAGGAAGGGAGCCTTCGAGCTCACCTTCGCGATGATCCTGTCCGGCACGATCGGCGTCTTCGTCGTGGAGTCCGGTGCCTCGCCGTTCAACGTCGTGTTCTTCCGCTGCGTCTTCGGGGCGATCGCGCTGGGTTCGTACTGCCTGGCCCGCGGCTACTTCAAGAACCACGGGTTCACCGCCAAGAAGCTGGGCCTGACGGCGCTCGGCGGCGTGTTCATCGTCTTCAACTGGGTGCTGCTGTTCTCCTCCTACACCAAGACCTCGATCTCGGTGGCCACGGTCGTCTACCACACGCAGCCGTTCTACGTCGTCCTGCTGGGCGCCGTGCTCTTCCGGGACAAGCTCACCGCCAGCAAGGTCGGATGGCTGGTCGTGGCCTTCACCGGGCTGATCCTGGTCGCCGGGGTGAGTGCCTCCGACCTCAGCGGGGACAGCACCTATCTGGTCGGGCTGGGGCAGGCGCTGCTCGCCGCGGTCTTCTACGCCCTGTCCACGGTCATCACCAAGCGCGTCTCCGGCGTCCGTCCGCACCTGATCGCCCTGGTCCAGGTCCTGCTGGGCATCCCGCTGCTGCTGCCCTTCGCCGCCGTCGGGCAGACCGCGGACCTCGGCGCCCGCTGGGGCTGGCTGGTCGGCATCGGCCTGATCCACACCGGCGTGATGTACGTGCTGATGTACTCCGCCTACCAGAAGCTGCCCACCCCGAAGATCGCGGTGCTGGCCTTCATCTACCCGGCGATGGCGATGGTCATGGACTGGCTGGTCTTCGGCCACCACGTCTCGGTGGTCCAGGCGCTGGGCATCCCGCTGATCGTCACGGCGAGCCTGGGCGTGAACCTCGGCTGGCGTTTCGGCCCGCCGCGCCGCCGGACCCCCGCCGAGCAGACCCCGTCCGTCCCCGAAACCAAGACCGCCCAGCTGGTCCCGGCTACTTCCACCGGAGGCACCCGATGA